One window of the Longimicrobiales bacterium genome contains the following:
- the rny gene encoding ribonuclease Y, protein METPLLIGAVAIGSVLLGALLGYWILQTRAQRRKLDAESQAARVLEAANADVERIRHGAELAGREEAYRAKQDWEREETRRREELDRAEGRIEERRNSLDRKYDLLVEKDRQLEERQRDLDARIADLERQRAEAVRLEQEAQARIEALGGMSREEAKRMLVQQMEEHARAQAANTIREIRETARREAEREATNILALAIQRIAADHTAESTVSVVSLPSDEMKGRIIGREGRNIRAFEQATGIDVIIDDTPEAVILSGFDPVRREAARIALEKLVVDGRIHPGRIEEVVAKARKEVEDSMLQAAEEVCYELGVHGIHPEVMKVLGRLRYRTSYGQNQLLHAKEVALVAGNMAAEMKLDATMTKRMALLHDVGKGLTHEHEGTHVELGWNLCKKYNEPDQVLNAIRAHHDEEPHRYPETFLVTAGDAVSGARPGARREMFETYVKRLEKLEEIATSFTGVERCFAIQAGREVRVMVNPEDITDSSMSELSEQIARRLEDELQYPGQIKVIVIRETRAVDFAR, encoded by the coding sequence ATGGAGACTCCATTGCTGATCGGCGCCGTCGCGATCGGCTCCGTTCTGCTCGGTGCACTGCTGGGATACTGGATCCTGCAGACGCGTGCACAACGCCGCAAACTGGACGCGGAATCTCAGGCAGCGCGCGTGCTCGAGGCTGCCAATGCGGACGTCGAGCGGATCCGCCATGGCGCTGAGCTGGCCGGCCGCGAGGAGGCGTATCGCGCCAAGCAGGACTGGGAACGCGAGGAGACGCGACGTCGTGAGGAGCTGGACCGGGCAGAGGGGCGCATCGAGGAGCGACGCAACTCACTTGACCGCAAGTACGACCTGCTCGTGGAGAAGGATCGCCAGCTGGAGGAGCGGCAGCGCGACCTGGACGCGCGCATCGCGGACCTCGAGCGTCAGCGCGCCGAAGCAGTCCGGCTCGAGCAGGAGGCGCAGGCGCGCATAGAAGCGCTCGGCGGGATGTCGCGCGAGGAGGCGAAACGCATGCTCGTCCAGCAGATGGAGGAGCACGCGCGCGCGCAGGCAGCCAACACCATCCGCGAGATCCGCGAGACGGCTCGCCGTGAAGCGGAGCGCGAAGCCACGAACATACTGGCCCTCGCCATCCAGCGCATCGCCGCAGATCATACCGCGGAGAGCACGGTCTCCGTGGTCAGCCTGCCTTCCGACGAGATGAAGGGCCGCATCATCGGGCGCGAAGGTCGAAATATCCGAGCGTTCGAGCAGGCGACCGGCATCGACGTCATCATCGATGACACGCCGGAAGCGGTCATCCTCTCCGGCTTCGATCCCGTGCGCCGGGAAGCGGCGCGCATCGCGCTGGAAAAGCTGGTAGTGGACGGGCGCATCCACCCGGGCCGCATCGAGGAAGTGGTCGCGAAGGCACGCAAGGAGGTGGAGGACTCGATGCTCCAGGCGGCCGAGGAAGTCTGCTATGAGCTCGGCGTCCATGGCATCCACCCGGAAGTCATGAAGGTCCTCGGCCGACTGCGATATCGGACGTCGTACGGTCAGAACCAGCTGCTGCACGCGAAGGAGGTCGCGCTCGTCGCGGGTAACATGGCCGCCGAGATGAAGCTGGACGCGACCATGACGAAGCGCATGGCGTTGCTCCACGACGTGGGCAAGGGCCTCACGCACGAGCACGAGGGAACGCACGTCGAGCTCGGCTGGAATCTGTGCAAGAAATACAACGAGCCGGACCAGGTGCTCAACGCCATCAGGGCGCACCACGATGAGGAGCCGCACCGCTATCCCGAGACGTTCCTCGTGACCGCCGGCGATGCCGTGAGCGGCGCGCGCCCTGGAGCACGCCGCGAGATGTTCGAGACCTACGTGAAGCGGCTGGAGAAACTCGAGGAGATCGCCACGAGCTTCACCGGCGTGGAGCGCTGCTTCGCGATCCAGGCAGGACGCGAGGTGCGCGTGATGGTCAACCCCGAGGACATCACGGACAGCAGCATGTCCGAGCTGAGCGAGCAGATCGCCCGGCGCCTCGAGGACGAGTTGCAGTATCCGGGACAGATCAAGGTGATCGTGATCCGCGAGACGCGCGCGGTCGATTTCGCGCGCTGA
- a CDS encoding farnesyl diphosphate synthase has translation MNTAPSRRTDATLRAEIDEALGSILSEMSSDDAVTAAMRYALGAGGKRLRPMLCLAAMDAAGPAPGQRAAAVRAAWALELIHTYSLVHDDLPCMDDDDLRRGQPTTHRVFGSAAAMLAGFALIVQAARLLHRSALEMSAGPERAAAAVRELCQGAGAAGMVGGQMLDLQSEHAAVRPAELRRIHALKTGALFRAALRIGGLLGGASPTAIDALGGFGEHLGMAFQITDDVLDVTMDTAALGKTAGKDLEADKATFAANLGITGARAAAAAEVDAALSQLAAAGLKSPVLEGLARFAADRNQ, from the coding sequence GTGAACACTGCGCCGTCCCGCCGTACGGACGCAACCCTGCGCGCGGAGATCGACGAAGCGCTGGGCTCGATCCTCTCTGAGATGTCCTCTGATGACGCCGTAACGGCAGCCATGCGTTACGCGCTCGGCGCCGGTGGCAAACGGCTGCGGCCGATGCTGTGTCTGGCGGCCATGGATGCGGCCGGTCCCGCACCCGGTCAGCGCGCGGCCGCCGTCCGCGCCGCGTGGGCGCTCGAGCTGATCCATACGTACTCGCTCGTGCACGACGACCTGCCGTGCATGGATGATGACGACCTGCGCCGGGGTCAGCCGACAACGCACCGCGTCTTTGGCTCGGCCGCGGCCATGCTCGCCGGTTTCGCGCTCATCGTCCAGGCGGCGCGCCTGCTCCACCGCAGCGCGCTGGAGATGAGCGCCGGGCCCGAGCGGGCCGCAGCCGCCGTTCGCGAGCTCTGTCAGGGCGCCGGTGCGGCGGGGATGGTCGGCGGTCAGATGCTCGACCTGCAGTCGGAGCACGCCGCCGTGCGGCCGGCAGAGCTGCGGCGCATTCATGCATTGAAGACGGGCGCCCTTTTCCGCGCCGCGCTGCGGATCGGAGGTCTGCTCGGAGGCGCCTCACCGACCGCGATCGATGCCCTTGGCGGGTTTGGCGAGCACCTCGGCATGGCCTTTCAGATCACGGATGATGTCCTCGACGTGACCATGGATACCGCAGCGCTCGGCAAGACGGCGGGGAAGGACCTCGAAGCGGACAAGGCGACGTTCGCCGCGAACCTGGGTATCACAGGCGCCCGTGCCGCCGCCGCGGCCGAGGTGGACGCCGCCCTGTCGCAGCTCGCGGCCGCGGGCCTGAAAAGTCCCGTGCTGGAGGGACTGGCCCGATTCGCCGCGGACCGGAACCAATGA
- the folD gene encoding bifunctional methylenetetrahydrofolate dehydrogenase/methenyltetrahydrofolate cyclohydrolase FolD — MAKIISGQELSETMRAEIAADAAAFRDDTGMAPGLAVVLVGADPASEVYVRMKGKAADKAGFVSRQITLPTDTPEDELLGVVAGLNADPAVHGILVQLPLPKHIDSARVLLAIDPAKDVDGFHPMNAGRLAVGDETVLAPCTPAGIIEMLLRSGYDPSGRHVVVVGRSNIVGKPVSLLLLRTGRGGNATVTIAHSRTQDLGTITRQADILIAAVGRANLITRDMVRPGAVVIDVGVNRVDDATAPKGYRLVGDVAFDEVAEVAEAITPVPGGVGPMTITMLLRNTVDAARQQQAADAERGAFVDG, encoded by the coding sequence ATGGCGAAGATCATCAGCGGGCAGGAGCTGAGCGAGACTATGCGTGCGGAGATCGCGGCGGACGCCGCGGCGTTCCGCGATGACACCGGCATGGCCCCCGGCCTCGCAGTCGTGCTCGTCGGGGCGGATCCGGCCAGCGAGGTCTATGTCCGGATGAAGGGCAAGGCGGCTGACAAGGCGGGATTCGTCTCACGCCAGATCACGCTGCCGACGGATACGCCCGAGGACGAGCTGCTGGGCGTGGTCGCGGGTCTGAACGCCGATCCGGCGGTGCACGGCATCCTCGTGCAGCTGCCGCTGCCGAAGCACATCGACTCCGCGCGCGTCCTGCTCGCCATCGATCCCGCCAAGGATGTCGATGGCTTCCATCCCATGAACGCCGGCCGTCTGGCCGTCGGTGATGAGACGGTCCTCGCGCCGTGCACGCCGGCCGGGATCATCGAGATGCTGCTGCGCTCCGGCTATGATCCGTCCGGCCGCCATGTCGTCGTGGTCGGCCGCTCCAACATCGTGGGCAAGCCCGTCTCGCTCCTGCTGCTGCGCACGGGACGCGGCGGCAACGCGACGGTCACGATCGCGCACAGCCGCACGCAGGATCTCGGCACGATTACGCGCCAGGCCGACATCCTCATCGCAGCGGTCGGCCGCGCCAACCTCATCACGAGGGACATGGTCAGGCCGGGTGCCGTCGTGATCGATGTCGGTGTGAACCGCGTCGATGATGCAACCGCTCCCAAAGGGTATCGCCTCGTCGGCGACGTTGCGTTCGATGAGGTCGCGGAGGTGGCCGAAGCCATCACTCCGGTGCCTGGCGGTGTCGGTCCGATGACGATCACGATGCTGCTGCGCAACACGGTCGACGCCGCGCGTCAACAGCAGGCGGCCGACGCAGAACGCGGCGCGTTCGTAGACGGCTGA
- the xseA gene encoding exodeoxyribonuclease VII large subunit — translation MQESFDFDAQRPPRRPREEPITLGVAALNARVREMLESRVPPLWVEGEISGWKRHSSGHRYFCLRDADAQINAVLFRSDAQRLPAEPEEGMRVRVFGSVTLYDRRGDYQLVARRVEATGDGGLWKLAFEKLRAKLEKEGLLDPARKRALPLHPRTVGIVTSPVGAALHDILHVIERRAPWTRVVLSPARVQGDGAAWDVARAIQLFERGGIPIDVLIVGRGGGSIEDLWAFNEEAVARAIAACPVPVISAVGHEVDVTIADLIADLRAPTPSAAAEHAVPDGSALRDELAAARARLARTLRRFAVRRREQLDVARERLDRRMHRMVEKRHEEVGAARERIDRRVHRIVERRRATLTQLAATLDALSPLQSLARGYAVPLDEHGRILRRTAEFNVDTPFRLRVADGTVRARTENIEKERHEQ, via the coding sequence GTGCAGGAGTCGTTCGACTTCGATGCGCAGCGCCCGCCCCGGCGCCCGCGCGAGGAGCCCATCACGCTCGGTGTGGCGGCGCTCAATGCGCGCGTGCGCGAGATGCTGGAGTCGCGCGTGCCGCCCCTGTGGGTGGAAGGCGAGATCTCCGGCTGGAAGCGCCACTCCTCCGGCCATCGCTACTTCTGCCTGCGGGACGCGGACGCCCAGATCAATGCCGTGCTGTTCCGCTCCGATGCACAGCGTCTGCCGGCGGAGCCGGAGGAAGGCATGCGCGTCCGTGTGTTCGGCTCCGTCACTCTCTACGATCGTCGCGGCGACTATCAGCTGGTCGCGCGGCGCGTGGAAGCCACTGGCGACGGCGGCCTGTGGAAGCTCGCGTTCGAGAAGCTCCGGGCGAAGCTGGAAAAGGAAGGGCTGCTCGATCCGGCGCGCAAGCGCGCGCTGCCCCTGCATCCGCGCACCGTCGGCATCGTGACATCGCCGGTCGGCGCCGCACTCCACGACATTCTGCACGTTATCGAGCGCCGCGCGCCATGGACACGTGTCGTGCTGTCCCCCGCGCGGGTGCAGGGTGACGGTGCCGCCTGGGACGTCGCGCGCGCAATCCAGCTCTTCGAGCGCGGCGGCATACCGATCGACGTGCTGATCGTAGGGCGCGGTGGTGGCTCCATCGAGGATCTGTGGGCGTTCAACGAGGAGGCGGTCGCGCGCGCGATCGCCGCGTGTCCGGTCCCCGTCATCAGTGCGGTCGGCCACGAGGTGGACGTGACGATCGCGGACCTCATTGCCGACCTGCGAGCGCCCACTCCTTCGGCGGCCGCGGAGCACGCCGTGCCGGATGGCAGCGCATTGCGCGATGAGCTCGCCGCCGCGCGTGCCCGGCTCGCGCGCACCCTGCGGCGCTTCGCCGTCCGGCGCCGTGAGCAGCTCGACGTCGCGCGCGAGCGGCTCGACAGGCGCATGCATCGCATGGTCGAGAAGCGGCACGAGGAGGTGGGCGCGGCCCGCGAGCGTATCGACCGGCGGGTTCATCGCATTGTCGAACGGCGACGTGCCACGCTGACGCAGCTGGCCGCCACACTCGATGCGCTGTCCCCACTCCAGTCGCTCGCACGCGGCTACGCGGTGCCGCTCGACGAGCACGGGCGCATCCTGCGCCGTACCGCCGAGTTCAATGTGGACACACCGTTCCGGCTGCGTGTGGCCGACGGAACGGTGCGAGCGCGTACGGAGAATATCGAGAAAGAGCGTCATGAGCAGTGA
- a CDS encoding cell division protein ZapA has protein sequence MKKAPERNVVTVEIAGEEYNIRALASPEYTKDCAAYVDRTLSEIMRQGSLLQAHKGAILAALALADELFQTRAQLDALRTEVSTRAGALASAIEDRLEPSGLAGDS, from the coding sequence TTGAAGAAGGCTCCCGAGCGCAACGTCGTCACCGTCGAGATCGCCGGCGAGGAGTACAACATCCGGGCGCTGGCGAGTCCCGAGTACACGAAGGACTGCGCGGCCTACGTCGACCGCACCCTTTCGGAGATCATGCGCCAGGGCTCGCTGCTGCAGGCGCACAAAGGCGCCATACTGGCTGCGCTGGCGCTCGCCGACGAGTTGTTTCAGACACGCGCGCAGCTGGATGCGCTGCGCACGGAGGTCAGCACGCGGGCCGGCGCACTTGCGTCCGCCATCGAAGACCGCCTCGAGCCGTCCGGCCTTGCGGGCGATTCCTGA
- the xseB gene encoding exodeoxyribonuclease VII small subunit has protein sequence MSSEEQPAEEMPLGARIHRLQRIAADLDREDIELEDAMRLFEEGVAHLRAAEALVKDAELRIERLLEDSDGVRTEKLDPGA, from the coding sequence ATGAGCAGTGAGGAGCAGCCGGCAGAAGAGATGCCGCTGGGAGCGCGCATCCATCGTCTGCAGCGGATTGCGGCGGATCTGGACCGCGAAGACATCGAGCTCGAGGACGCGATGCGACTGTTCGAGGAGGGCGTTGCCCACCTGCGGGCGGCCGAAGCGCTCGTGAAGGACGCCGAGCTGCGCATTGAGCGGCTGCTCGAGGACAGCGATGGCGTTCGCACCGAGAAGCTCGACCCGGGCGCGTGA
- the rplT gene encoding 50S ribosomal protein L20, with translation MARVTGAVPRHHKKKKYFRAARGYFGGRSKLWRIAKNAVERGWAYSYRDRKQRKREFRRLWIARINAAVREADGDLNYSRFMNGLKRGGIEVNRKVLADLAVRDAAAFGALVQQAKAQLS, from the coding sequence ATGGCACGCGTAACTGGTGCGGTGCCTCGGCACCACAAGAAGAAGAAGTATTTCCGCGCGGCTCGCGGCTATTTCGGTGGCCGTTCGAAGCTGTGGCGGATCGCGAAGAACGCCGTCGAGCGCGGCTGGGCGTATTCCTACCGGGATCGCAAGCAGCGCAAGCGTGAGTTCCGTCGCCTGTGGATCGCGCGCATCAATGCCGCCGTGCGTGAGGCGGACGGCGATCTGAACTACTCGCGTTTCATGAACGGTCTCAAGCGCGGCGGCATCGAAGTGAACCGCAAGGTTCTGGCGGACCTGGCCGTTCGTGACGCCGCTGCCTTTGGGGCGCTCGTACAGCAGGCCAAGGCGCAGCTCAGCTGA
- the pheS gene encoding phenylalanine--tRNA ligase subunit alpha has product MTGNLDRDLATLEEEGRTAIAAAATAEELETARIRLLGRKEGRLTAIMRGLGALAPEERPAAGARANRVKDALNELLDAKQEELERRRDGTGPVLDLTLPGRDTWRGARHPVSLVIAQICDVLGSLGFTRARGPEAETDWYNFTALNTPLDHPAADMHDTFYLAPGVLLRSHTSPVQVRTMQQYRPPIRIVAPGMCYRRDPFDASHAPAFDQLEGLAVDEGITFVDLKATLAEFARRLFGERARVRFRPSYFPFTEPSAEVDVSCLICGGDGCSACKGTGWIEIMGAGMVHPAVFEHVGYDPERYTGFAFGMGPARIAMLRYGIPDIRLLYDTDVRFLEQFTGAA; this is encoded by the coding sequence ATGACAGGTAATCTGGACAGGGACCTCGCGACACTCGAGGAGGAAGGCCGCACGGCGATCGCCGCCGCTGCAACGGCGGAAGAGCTGGAGACCGCGCGTATCCGCCTGCTCGGCCGCAAGGAGGGCCGGCTCACGGCCATCATGCGCGGTCTTGGAGCGCTCGCGCCCGAGGAGCGGCCTGCCGCAGGCGCTCGAGCGAACCGCGTCAAGGACGCGCTCAACGAGCTGCTGGACGCGAAGCAGGAGGAGCTGGAGCGCCGGCGCGACGGCACCGGGCCCGTCCTGGACCTGACGCTGCCGGGCCGCGACACATGGCGCGGTGCACGCCACCCCGTGTCGCTGGTCATCGCGCAGATCTGCGACGTGCTCGGCTCACTCGGCTTCACCCGTGCGCGAGGTCCCGAGGCGGAGACGGACTGGTACAATTTCACGGCGCTGAACACGCCGCTCGACCATCCGGCCGCCGACATGCACGATACGTTCTATCTGGCGCCAGGCGTCCTCCTGCGCAGTCATACCTCGCCCGTGCAGGTGCGCACGATGCAGCAGTATCGGCCGCCGATACGGATCGTCGCACCCGGCATGTGCTACCGTCGCGATCCGTTCGACGCATCGCATGCACCGGCATTCGATCAGCTCGAAGGGCTGGCGGTGGATGAGGGCATCACGTTCGTCGATCTCAAGGCCACCCTGGCCGAGTTCGCCCGCCGGCTATTCGGCGAGCGCGCCCGCGTGCGCTTCCGGCCCTCGTACTTCCCGTTCACCGAGCCGAGTGCCGAGGTCGATGTCAGCTGCCTGATCTGTGGCGGCGACGGCTGCAGCGCGTGCAAAGGCACCGGCTGGATAGAGATCATGGGTGCCGGCATGGTCCATCCCGCGGTGTTCGAGCACGTCGGTTACGATCCCGAGCGCTACACAGGCTTCGCGTTCGGCATGGGGCCCGCCCGTATAGCGATGCTGCGCTACGGCATCCCCGACATCCGGCTGCTCTACGACACGGACGTGCGTTTTCTCGAGCAGTTCACGGGTGCCGCATGA
- the rpmI gene encoding 50S ribosomal protein L35 produces the protein MPKMKTNKAVAKRFKVTGKGKIKRGQAFKSHILTKKSAKRKRNLRKSVIAAKGDERRMKRMLLKG, from the coding sequence ATGCCGAAGATGAAGACGAACAAGGCTGTGGCCAAGCGGTTCAAGGTCACGGGCAAGGGCAAGATCAAGCGTGGCCAGGCGTTCAAGAGCCACATTTTGACGAAGAAGAGCGCAAAGCGTAAGCGTAACCTGCGGAAGTCCGTCATCGCCGCCAAGGGTGACGAGCGTCGCATGAAGCGCATGCTGCTGAAAGGCTGA
- the pheT gene encoding phenylalanine--tRNA ligase subunit beta has translation MNISYRWLRDLITGLSATPEQVADRLAMLGAPVDELVDIGGPLRDIVIGRVISAEQHPNADRLRLCSVDAGTGEPLQVVCGAPNVTAGAFYPFAPVGASLPGGITIRKAKIRGSESQGMLCSARELGLGRDHDGILELHGEFEQGRSFIESTGLDDTRLVVDVTPNRPDLLSHIGVAREIAAAEGLRLEMQPVPGSDGPEQLNVPATAGDGYDVTTADATVRVEDPDLCPHYMAVIIRGVRVGPSPEWLAGRLRAIGLRPISNIVDATNYVLHELGHPMHAFDLDRLGSRVVVRRARPGERIRTLDDVDRPLTPDMLVIADGSRPVAVAGVMGGADTEVQEDTENILLEIAVFDPASVRATRRALGLGTDASYRFERGVDPAGIARAAARAVSLIRAVAGGSVEADVAFAGAAIPEPPTVRLRLARVAQLLGVPLDTGAVTSCLEPLGFDVQAVEAGTLSVRAPGHRRFDIAREEDLIEEIARRHGYDEFPDQLRPFRPSTVPTHPLFLLEDRLRQMLVARGLLEAHTAAFAPESAGDVELLLPLAATESRLRRSLVPGLLRRVESNFARGARSIRLFEIGTTFSPADDGGLPEETTRLAVLCTGQRTPPHWSEEPDALDIWDLKALAGDIAGTLGLTLEPGGEGPDIEPGLSFRLAARHDEADAGIAHGFAGRIRDSAIDAPAWADAVWALEVELPQDGGERAPVTFVELPQHPAIERDLALLVGAQQPAAQVRAAIRSAGGALLEAVDAFDVYSGSGVPGGMRSIAWRLRFRAADRTLTDTEVDGVIRKVLVRLKEELGVEQRA, from the coding sequence ATGAACATCAGCTACCGCTGGCTCAGGGACCTGATTACCGGTCTGAGCGCCACGCCGGAGCAGGTGGCCGACCGCCTCGCGATGCTCGGTGCCCCCGTGGACGAGCTCGTCGACATCGGCGGACCGCTGCGCGACATCGTGATCGGCCGCGTGATCAGCGCCGAGCAGCATCCGAACGCCGACCGGCTGCGGCTGTGCAGTGTCGATGCGGGCACGGGTGAGCCGCTACAGGTCGTGTGCGGCGCGCCCAACGTGACGGCGGGCGCGTTCTATCCATTCGCGCCGGTCGGCGCGTCGCTGCCGGGCGGGATCACGATCCGCAAGGCCAAGATCCGCGGCTCCGAGAGCCAGGGCATGCTGTGCAGCGCGCGCGAGCTGGGGCTCGGCCGCGACCACGACGGGATCCTCGAGCTGCACGGCGAATTCGAGCAGGGCAGATCCTTCATCGAAAGCACGGGCCTCGATGACACCCGCCTCGTCGTCGACGTCACACCGAACCGCCCGGACCTCCTGTCCCACATCGGCGTGGCGCGCGAGATCGCGGCGGCGGAAGGCCTCCGGCTGGAGATGCAGCCGGTACCCGGCAGCGACGGCCCCGAACAGCTGAACGTTCCGGCCACGGCCGGGGACGGATATGACGTCACCACCGCCGACGCCACCGTGCGCGTTGAGGACCCGGATCTCTGTCCGCACTATATGGCGGTCATCATTCGCGGCGTTCGCGTGGGCCCCAGCCCGGAGTGGCTCGCCGGCCGGCTGCGCGCGATCGGCCTGCGTCCCATCAGCAACATCGTCGATGCGACGAACTACGTGCTGCACGAGCTCGGGCATCCGATGCATGCGTTCGATCTCGACCGGCTCGGCTCGCGCGTGGTCGTGCGACGCGCCCGACCGGGCGAGCGCATCCGCACGCTCGACGACGTGGACCGTCCGCTGACGCCTGACATGCTCGTCATAGCGGATGGCAGCCGGCCCGTCGCTGTCGCCGGCGTCATGGGCGGCGCCGACACCGAAGTGCAGGAGGACACGGAAAATATCCTGCTGGAGATCGCCGTTTTCGATCCCGCTTCGGTGCGTGCCACACGGCGTGCGCTCGGCCTCGGCACGGACGCCAGCTATCGCTTCGAGCGGGGTGTCGATCCCGCTGGCATTGCCCGCGCGGCGGCCAGGGCCGTGAGCCTGATTCGCGCGGTGGCGGGCGGTTCCGTGGAAGCGGACGTCGCATTTGCGGGGGCCGCGATCCCCGAGCCGCCGACGGTTCGCCTGCGCCTCGCGCGTGTCGCCCAGCTGCTCGGCGTGCCTCTCGATACCGGAGCCGTCACATCCTGTCTGGAGCCTCTCGGTTTCGACGTGCAGGCGGTGGAGGCCGGTACGCTCAGCGTGCGTGCGCCGGGACATCGCAGGTTCGATATCGCGCGGGAAGAGGACCTCATCGAGGAAATCGCCCGGCGCCACGGTTACGACGAATTCCCCGACCAGCTCCGGCCTTTCCGCCCGAGCACGGTGCCGACGCACCCTCTCTTCCTGCTCGAGGACCGCCTGCGCCAGATGCTCGTCGCTCGCGGACTGCTGGAAGCTCACACCGCCGCCTTCGCACCGGAATCCGCGGGGGACGTCGAGCTGCTGCTTCCGCTCGCCGCCACGGAGAGCCGCCTGCGGCGATCGCTCGTGCCGGGCCTGCTGCGGCGCGTGGAGAGCAACTTCGCGCGCGGTGCGCGCAGCATCCGCCTGTTCGAGATCGGGACCACGTTCTCGCCCGCCGATGATGGCGGTTTGCCGGAAGAAACGACGCGGCTTGCTGTCCTCTGCACGGGGCAGCGCACTCCGCCACACTGGTCCGAGGAACCTGACGCCCTGGACATCTGGGACCTCAAGGCCCTCGCCGGTGACATCGCGGGGACGCTCGGTCTCACGCTCGAGCCGGGTGGCGAGGGGCCCGATATCGAGCCGGGGCTTTCGTTCCGGCTCGCCGCGCGGCATGATGAGGCCGACGCCGGCATCGCGCACGGGTTCGCGGGGCGCATCCGCGACTCGGCCATTGATGCGCCGGCCTGGGCGGACGCCGTATGGGCGCTGGAAGTAGAACTGCCGCAGGACGGCGGAGAGCGCGCCCCGGTCACGTTCGTGGAGCTGCCGCAGCATCCCGCCATCGAACGCGACCTCGCCCTGCTTGTCGGTGCGCAGCAGCCCGCCGCACAGGTTCGGGCGGCCATTCGCTCGGCAGGCGGGGCTCTGCTCGAAGCGGTGGATGCGTTCGATGTGTACAGCGGCAGCGGCGTGCCGGGGGGCATGCGCAGCATTGCCTGGCGTCTCCGCTTCCGGGCGGCAGACCGTACGCTCACGGATACCGAGGTCGATGGCGTGATTCGGAAGGTGCTCGTTCGACTGAAAGAAGAGCTGGGAGTGGAGCAGCGTGCGTAA